The genomic segment AGTAGCTCTTAGTCTTAGCATCCTCTCACCCATAACAAGGGAGGTTGTTCGTGAAAGGACTTCAAAAGGTATTGTATCATGGTTTTGCTGCATGTATATAGTGTGCTTCATTATGAGCTACTGCCTTTCTGCATgtctatgtattaatttatcctTCATTATGCTTTGatgtttttgttgtttttaaAGTTTGTTCTAATCATATTCATCGAGGCAGATAAAATAATGATGTTGTCATGTCTCTACCCCTACATTCTCCATTTGTTTTTAGATCATGAAGTCCCAAGGACATTTTGTCAAGTACTCCTAATTGATTTAAGGTGTTATTTTAGTTGTGTTGCCTGGCTATCTACCTGACCATTATTTCATTGTGATCTTTTTTGCTTGGGTGGTGTAGATTCCTAATTTATTCCTGAGGAAGCACATAGCTGCAATAGGTAGGCTTTGGGAAGATGGTTATAATATCAAAACTGTGGAGTGCTTTTTCAACATCCTGGTCTAGCCAACTGTTTCTCCAACAATACCTGGTGCGCCAAGGGGGCAAGGCCATGTTGGATATGAATTGGCAAATCAAGGAGGGTTTTTAGTTGCGGGAGCAGCGGAAGGTGAagagtgcaaaaaaaaaaaatggttaccTCATCGAAGATCATTGCATACAGGAAGATGACAAAGAAGggatctttttttaattttctttttaagataGGAGGATCATATATTTGCCAAATGTTTGCTCTTGGTACGTAACAAGGGTTGGAAAACTCAGGGCTTTGTCACAATCAATGACTTTTCTAGGATTTGAGTGCAATTTTCCGGTAGAAGTTAGTGATTTGTACTTGGAGCTCTGCTAATCATGATTTAGACAGACTGCAGTATGACGCTGATTGCTGAGGGTAGCATTCAATTGTCCTACAAATCATGCCCAATCCTGGCCTGTGGCTTTATGATTTAAGCCCAATCCAAGTGCTAGTTTGATAATTCAGATCACATCCACAATCCACTGGGGCTGATTGAACTTAGGCCTCTTGATTGCATGTGTCAGAAAGACTCAACTTTGCCTGAGAAATTTTTATCTGTAATttatacattatatatatatatatatatatatatatatatatatatatatatatgtgtatatatatatatgtgagtTTCTGAAGGGTCAAGCTGTTCGAACTTAGGCATCTTGCTCTAGCCCTAACATAATGTGGAGAAACATTTGGTATGTCGCCTATTGCAGATTCTATGATGGTTGACTTCTCCCCCGGGGCATGCAGAAGTTAAATATTTTGTAGTATTTATGTTCCCGAATTTGTGGTTTTGTTTGTCATATTGAAATGAGTAAGTTATGTTGTTGAAGAAAGTATAAAGTATGAATTTTTTGCTGGTATCAGACTTGGGGCCCGGCCATTTTACTTTCACCATTTGAATTGGTTCATTGTACTGCTTAGAAAAATGCTAATGCTGCCTGCATGATTATATTCATCTTATATGAAATATGATGCATTTGTAGAAACCATTTTATGGCTCTCATTATTAGATTGCTGTATTTACATCTTGACGTGTTTCTACAGGCGGTCAGGACAACGATCTAGGGTCCGTAAGCTTCAATATATTGCTGAACTTGAGAGAACTGTTGATGCACTTCAGGTAGTCATGTTCTCATTTGCCGTTGCCATGGATTAATTTTGTCCTTGAAATTCTTGATAGAAACATTGCCTGTGTCTGTCTTCTATTTAGACTCTGGGAGCAGAGTTGGCAGCAAGAGTTGCTTCTATGTATCAGCAGCATTTTGCTTTATCTATAGAAAACAAGAAACTGAGGCGGCAGATAACCATTCTTCGGCAAGAGAAAATGATGAGGGATGGTGAGTGTGATTCTTTGTTTCTTGTAGGCTTTGTATACATAGATTGCTTGGATACTTACTGAAAATTATGCTACTTAGTCACAGTTGGCCTTCTAGGCTTTGTATAAATAGATTGCTTGGATACTTACTGAAAATTATGCTAATTAGTCACAGTTGGCCTATTTAACTAAAAAATCATGTCAAGTTATTTAGATCTGAAACTCGCCTAACAAACataggcttctgttcggctctgaTTCTCAAGTTTCGAACTGCAACGACAAtgtctcaaacaaatttgtaagaTTATAAACACAGGATCCAGCCACCTCCTAATGTGTGCTGCACCGGTTGTTAGGCTGTGATAGTCAGAGCAGCCGGTTTTCTCCATTTTCTGTTACCGTGTATCTAAAGATTGGACATGCAGCAGTTTTGAGTATACTTGTCCCTCTCATCTACATCTTTTCTTGATGATTTTTGTTAAGTTTGTAAATGTGTGGTGGGACACGAAGGTTAGGGCGTCTTCATAAATTATCTGCAGTCATAGCTGTAAATTCACGTCCTAGCTTGTCTGAACTCTGGATTGTTTTGGCCTTATTGCCCGGAAAGAGAAGGAACCTCGGTTATAATATTCCTTTAAATCCTGTTTACATTGTACGATGATTATAATTTTTCTCTGAACGTGTTGCAATTGCCAAAATCTGCAGGCCAGTACCAGTCTCTGAAGAGTGAAGCAGAGAGATTAAAAATGATTTATGGGTGTCAGCGGAGCCTCAGAAGCGCCGCTTCCTGTTTCGAGATGGGCTTCTCAAATGCTGCAGATATCTCAGGTGATAGCTGGCCGATGTTGGACATCGGGAAGCTCAGTCTGGGGGGGAGCCCAGTTCCGACGAGACACGGTCTTGGACGCTGATGATGGACCCTGGTTGTCAACCGGTGAGTTCAGCTCTCCGAACTACCTTCCTGCTAGAATTATCATTCCAAAAGCTAGATTCAGAGCCACGGGCTGGTAAGCCTATAGCTAGCATCTGCGTTCCTCTTTGCGCAAAATGGTTCCCCCCCGTCCGCGATAAATGTGGTAGGAAAGCATCGCAGGTTAAACTTTCCCTCCAACTACAGAACTCTGAATGCATGTACAAGCTTGCACAGCTTTGATGTGGTCTTCAATCGCTGGTAGATTTTATGAAATTATGAGAGAAACTCTTGAAAGCTGTGTAATATTTATACTCTTATAATATTATCTCTAGCGCATCCAAAACGGTGATCAGATAGCGATGATTTAATCGCTGGAATGATGTTCCAGTGAGATGGGTGATGGATGCCATCCCAACTACTGTTAGCGCCTTTGGGGTAATAGTCGGCAAGCTGCCGGAGGAAATGCAGCATATGCTTGGAGCCATGATGCATCAACCATAGCCTATTGGTGGAGTAGAGATGTGAGTAGCATATGGACTGGTATCTACCGCCATGGGTGTGTGGTTTACTCTGGCTGTTAACTATCCTTGAATTTATTGGATGCCGTTCGGAATGACTTTTGCTTTCCAACCACTGAACGTGCCGGAGGAGCATTGGATACAAGTTGgatcaaaaatttatcaactCAACCTTAgtgtatttattaaataaatcaaaaatataaatctaaatctgattttttattattaaggtGACCCAATTTGCAACTTGTTTACTAAATGGGTAGAATCAGATTAAACAGGTTACATGGATTTTTAATTGAATGGATATAAAATTGAGGCTATGGTGTTGATTGAGGATGGGTTGATGAGTTAAAGTCATAATGGGTACCTGATGGTGAAGATGCGCTGGTGCGATTGAAGCGGAAAGTGCACATAAAAGAGAGTAGGAGAGTACTGAGGGAGAAAATAAGATTAGTTAGACCGAGGTCGGTACAAGTCTGATCAAAGAAGAGGGCAGAGGTTAAAACAGGGATAAGTGGTTCAGGCGGATCAAGTCTGCGGTTATCCAACGGCTCCTTATGCATTACGTAGCATGCAGTCCGGCTGTCGCACTTCAAGTGAGATTTGGACCCATCACAAATCACGTCGACATAAAATCCTGCTTCGTCCAAAACGAAAATGTTAACAAGAACCTCTAAATCAATAAGTAATTTATCAGTGAAGGTGAAATCTCGGACGACAAAAAGTTTTTTAAGCCCAATATCTAGCCAATACCATGCTACGTCAACAATTTGGACACCTAATCGGATAGCAGATGGCTCCCAAATTTTGCGCCACAGAATCCTCTTAAAATGATTTTCTCTGAGCTTATCTATCTCAACTTCTTGAAGGGCAACATATATCGTCGCTAACAATGAAACAAAACACGCTCGATGCTGTCTTCATGGCGTGGGCAGGTCGCTTGGACGGCGGCGCATCCGCCGAGGAGGGACGCATGGAAGGGCACGTCCACGGGGACCACCGTCCTCCGCCGCGGGGCTGTGGGCCGGCCACCTTGCAAGGCTGCTCTCCACCTTGCAAGCCATATGGCATCCCTAGGCTATGTTGCATGGCCCATAGTTAGTCTcgtctaattcaacttttatgaGCATAAAAAACAACTGCCTAGAGATCTCCCCGAATCATTTATAGATTAGCGTATTCATTTAGCTAATGATATTTAGATTAAGTATGTAAATAAACTTCGATCATAATATAAATATGTGATGTACGTAACAAAATCCTTGTGCTGTAAATGATTTAGcagcaaaaaaacaaaaggataAAGTGTTCCTTAACTGCAACACTGTCGAACAGCAAAGCCAACATAGCGACCTGTTGTCATATGACTCGTATAAAATTAAAGAACCAGAGAGGGAATTGGTTTAATTGTTTATATTACACGTTCCATCTTGTAAATGAAGTGGTGCTTTGCCTACCAACAAAAAACTGAGGTAGTAGTTTCGTGATTGCTATATGGAAACAGAATTTTGAGTCTCAATGAAACTGAAAACCATATAGCCATCTTTCAACAAATTTCTGCTGATATTTGCGACATGATGAGGCAATTTTCAGCTGGGAAACTTCAAACATCGCCCAAATAAAGACCATCttcagtatttttcttttccctggTTTTTTGGTGTCACCATATCCAGTGCTGATATAAAAGTTTTCTTCAGGGTGGTGCTTATAACCCAGGAAGTGACATAGATATTCCGCTAAATTAAAAACGATATCTCGACTACGTAAATAACCCCTCTTTGCCTGTTTGCACGTAGAATTTTTCATAGTGCCTGTTTTGCCTTAATAATCTCTGAATTATACTTGGGCATGGTTGAAGATGATGCCAATCATAGAGAGGCTGCTAAGAATGTGTTCTCCGGATGGCAAAGGAAAACATTATTAAGCCTGTTTTGCCTTATAGGAAAAATAAGCCTCATCTCATCAGGATTTTCTGAAAGGAATTTATGCTATgcaaattaaaaaaacaatgTCAACTAGTTTAGGAGATGGTGCATGAAGGAGGGAGTGGTTCACCATGAGCACAAAAGCTGCACCCAGAGGGACGAATTCTTCCCTAACGTTGCCGCTTGTACCAATTTATGTAAGATTTTCTTTCGATACATTTTTGGACCAAACTAAACACATCATTCGCCGTAAACCGTTAAAACAAGGTCAAGGCGTAGATATAGCTTTCGTGAGACGTACATGGCATATTAAGCATATCAACCACGACAAAAGTATCCAAGAACGAATATACGGCATAATATACGATTCATCCACTGCCCAAAGAAAGCAGAAAGGACTACGACTTCTACCCCATTGACTTACCAAAACAGgaaaacaggaaaaaaaaaaaaagcgtgtATCGACGCAAAGGTCTCCTTCTGTCTCTTTCTCAGGGCCAAAACTCTCCGCAGAGTTTCAGGGGGTCTGAGGCTTCTTAGGGCTGCCATTGTGGTGCAACGGGTCCGGACCAGAAGGCACCGCCCTCAAGTCCGACCCCACCAAGTCCCATCCAACCCTCGGACCCAACGGCCTAAAACCCTTGTGAGCTTCCTTCCATGCCTAAGAGTAAAACAAACCATAAACTGTTAACGTTTTTAACACAAGCGACTTGAACACGATATATGCAGCCAAGACAATGTTCCAAACCTTGTTACTTCCATCGTCTGCTGAAGTTGGTGCCTTTGGATTCAAACAACTAGCCCCAGCGTTGCAACCTGCTGAACAACATTATAGAAGAATAATTATACCACCAAACTAAGAGAGGATGGAagtgagaagaagaagaaaaggagttaGCCATGAACTTTCAAACCTAAACGTCCCTCTACCACCAAGCACAAGGTCAAGATTACTAGAAGAGAACAGCATAAAGCAAAACGAAACCACCCCATTTTCTTCTGCATGCGTCTTCCCTAAACCCAGTATCTCGGTACCTTTGAGGTCGGTAGCTGAGGTATTTATTTATAGAGCCCCACGAACAGAGCGCTTGGCTGCGACTCCCCTCAGAGATGTTGAGAAGATCTCAGAGGAGAATGATTGCACCCTGGGGGGGCGGAGAGACACTCTCGATGGCGATTAGATCACCGGCGGCGCACCCGAATCATGATTACGGTAATGACGTCATCCGGATCTCGCCGCCtcgccagagtcgactcgcgaaccGGCCGCTTCGCGCACCGATTCACCGTCCGGTTCGTACGAGTTACGTGACTTTTGCTAAATttggaggggtattttgggagcTCTCCGAGGTGGTGACGTAAACGGTGAGGACATTTTAATCATTTGTGCCCAAATAAACGTCGCTTTGGGCAAAATCCGTGACGTAAGGTGAGGGGATTTTAATCATTTCACGGCCCGATTTAATCCCTTTTCAGGAAGGCCATGATGCCCGATTTGATGCCCGAATTAAACGCCCCTCGAGTTCTTCCTCTAACGGCCCGCCGGCGAGGCGTCGAAAGCTTTCCCGGGACGGATGGCAAATTAAATACCCGAAGAGTACGGCTCGTGACGTATTGGATGACAGCCGAGACGTGGACCTCAAAAGATTCCAAACGGTCCGATCGGCTGCTTGTCGAGAGTCGGGAACACCGTTGTATTGGGGTACACCGATCATACACCGTCCTTGAGATGGATGGAGCGGCGTGTGCCATCAAGTCCATCTCACCGTAATTAGTGTTTGTTTTGCCGTACATTTGATGGGTCCATTGACGGATCCACTATCCTATCAATTTATGGTTGTGCGATTCAAGCCGTCCATCAAACTATCCATAAAAAAAATGGTCTTAGGTCAGCCCACGCCCTAAACCAGGCCACTTGAtaaacaaattttcttcctttattttttcttaacttaatatatatatatatatatatatatatatactattttcatcaaatatattttttttgcttttctcaCAACCAATGGATAAATAAAGTGTAGAGTGGAAATATTTAAATCACCTATCTTTCTTTCAGGGTGGCTTTAGATGTATTGAAAATTTAACTTCGTGTAAAACATCATGGATCCCATATAAAAGTATTAGGTGTGATGTTGTTAGTAAACATTCTTTTTGAGCTGTACGGTGAATTACTTTTTTTAATGCAGCTAGATATGAACATCAAAATTTAAGCTTATTAGATATCTAAGCTAATTTCCACATTGTATTCTTCTTTACAGGAGTGTTGATCAATGTGGTGGTTAGAGTGTGTTTCATCCCAACAATAGAATGTAGTGTGAATTTCAAGAAATGACATTCTATCTTGCCAAACGATCTTTTGGTATAAACCTGCAATCTTTTTGGGCTTTGGCAATCATATGGCTTGCAATGATGAGACTTTTTTACGTGAATATGAACTTTTGTTTTGGACAACTAGAAGATGTGAGGGTTCTCAACACTATTagaaaaaattttaagaaagactCGAATGCTTGGGACCAACTTGTGATTACAATTAGCTAGCAACTATGGCGGAAAATGAACCAACAAATTTTATTGAAAAGAGAACTTCTAGCGAATCTTCCCAAACAAGAGGACTTCAAAGATAAGCATCTTTTGTTCCATCATATCTTAGTTCAAGGCATAAGGCACTCTGTATTTAGACGAGAATTCCGCCTCTTCCATAAAGTTTGTTCTATCCTTGTAAAAAGCATGACGGTAACAATTATAATCATCTTTTCAcactgttttttttgtttttttcaacTAAAATTGGAGGAAGTGACAcacttccctcttttcgttgaattCAATATGTGGGCAACTGcaatatggaaaagaaaaaaaagaaaaagaattagtACTAGGTGTTACATATAACTTCAGCGAGCATTCATAGACATCAAGAGAGATGGGGTACTTAAGAGCTTCCCATGACAACTCACCATTTTGTCAGAGCACAAGCTTTCCCAATGCTAGAAGGGGTGCATGATCTCATTGAGTTCATTAACAATGGTGGCCCACTTTGCCCAATCTTACAAAGCAATTTGGAAGGCAGATGTCTCAAAGAAATTTAGAATCTTCCTCTGGCTAGTGGTAAAGAATAGGTTGCACACGGAAAAAATTATCATGAAAAAATGATGGCGGGTTTCCTTGTTTTGTTATTTGTGTGGTGCAAACGTTGAAATGGCCACACATTTGTTCACTATATACCCGTTTACCAAAAGCATATGGCTATCTCTGAAACTCTATCCGAAGCTAAAAGGTTAGCCTTCAAATCTTCAAGCTCTTTGGACGTCTTAGAGATGCAAGAAAATCCACCTGTCATGGAGAGGATCATAGGACCAACTTATCATGTTGCTTTGTAGGCAAATTTAGCTCGAGAGAAACTTACAATTTTCCTAAGGAAGAAATCCACAATCAATAAAATTCTTGTTCTTTGtaatttctgcatttattttgataaatcagGGAAGGGGTTTAACTAGCCCATGTCCGATTTTTTCTTTAAAGTTACTTTAAATTATGAAAGCATGCACGAGCTGATCAAACTAGTAAATTCTCATGTGGCTATACTAAAATTAACCGGCATATCATTGCTCACAATTTTTTACGAAGAAGTAGATAAACTAACACACATCTTGTGTCAAACCGAGTTCCTCCAAGAAAAGAGCACCATGTGTTTACATTTTGATAGCTAACATTAACCCAACTAAACCAAATGATTTGGTGATTTTTGATCTCCCAACATTTTTTCAATGCAGGATTCACTCTGCTGCTATGTGTCTACCTTTCAACTACTTGGCAATCAAAAAGCTCCACATCATTCCATTAGTCTAAAGTTACAAAGTCAAACTTTATCCTCGCAATCAGAGACTAACAAATATGCTCCTAGTTCCCGTTGCGAATCCGCGATCCCACCTATCGCCATGAGTTCGGTCCACAACCCAAATCCCCCGAACGAAACGCCTCCCATCCCTAGACGCCCCCCGGCCCCGGCCTCGAAATGGAAGCCATTGCTGTTCTGGGCATCAGCCGTTCTGGTCCTCTTCCTCGCGCTCTCTCTCAACGCCACCAAGCCAATCCCTCACCTCATTCTCTCACGCCCAAGACCGCTCCACAACCTAAAGCCCAGCCTCGTCCAAAGATTTGCCGGTCTCTTCCTACCCACCCGAGAGAAGGAAACGCTGCCCATCTCCGAACGCACTCCATGTGTTCTATGGATGGCCCCTTTCCTCTCTGGTGGCGGCTATAGCTCCGAAGCCTGGTCTTATATCACAGCTCTGGATACCCACATCAAAGATCCTAAAATTAGGCTTCGCGTAGAGCAGCATGGCGATCTAGAATCATTGGACTTCTGGCTCGGTTTGCCGGAGGAGTCCAAGGCTCTCGCCTTCAACCTCCATAACACCAAATGCCCAATGAGCGAGACCATCGTGATCTGCCACAGCGAGCCAGGCGCTTGGTACCCTCCACTCTTCGCCACGCCCCCCTGCCCGCCCACCGGCTACGACGAACCTGCGTTTGTCGTGGGCCGGACCATGTTCGAGACCGACCGGGTGAATCCCGGGCATGTCGAGCGCTGTAATCGTATGGATGCGGTCTGGGTGCCTACCGAATTCCACGTCTCTGCGTTTGTTCGAAGCGGCGTCGATCCTGCCAAGGTCGTCAAGGTGATCCAGCCGGTCGAtgtcgagttcttcgacccatcGAAGCACGAGGCATTGGTTCTCCCTACCGGAGCGCCGGTTCTGGGCTCGCATCCAGCGAGCACGAGTGCGAGTTCTGGTGGGAAGGAGAAAGAGTTTGTCTTCCTGAGCGTCTTCAAGTGGGAGCGGAGAAAAGGATGGGATGCGCTGCTGAAAGCCTATCTGGAGGAATTCTCAAAGTCCGATGGGGTTGCCTTGTGTCTACTGATAAGCGCCTACCATTCCGGCAGAGATTTCGGCAGCAGAATTGTCGAGTTTGTCGAAGGGAGTGGCCTGAAGGAGCCGGATGATGGATGGGCTCCGGTTCACGTGATTGATTCCCATGTACCGCAGTCCGATCTGCCGAGGTTCTACAAGGCGGCTGATGCGTTTGTTCTCCCGTCGAGAGGCGAAGGTTGGGGGAGGCCAATCGTGGAGGCCATGAGTATGGCGCTGCCGGTGATTGCCACGAACTGGTCTGGCCCGGAGGAGTACTTGACGGAGGAGAATGGGTATCCTTTGCCGGTGGATCGGATGAGCAGAGTGACGGAAGGGCCATTCGAGGGTCACCTCTGGGCCGAGCCCTCGGTCCGGGAGTTGAGAGTTCTGATGAGGCGCGTGGCGAGCAATCCCGGAGAGGGCAGGAGGAAAGGGAGGAGAGCCAGGGAAGACATGATGGAGAGATATTCGCCGGAAATTGTCGCCAGACTCGTCGCAGATCAAGTTATGAAGATATGGAGGAATCCAGGAATGGTCCTCAAGCAGCATTAATCATCTGATAGCAGGAACTTGTTTATCCTGGGGATCAATTCATGTTGTAGGTTGCACCAGGCGTTCAGTTTGTTTGGTTGCTTCCAAATCAAGGGAAAACCTTGAATTGTATGTTtcatgttttttgttttttgttcgcTCCTAAGGAgacctctccttttcttctcctccttcttgtTTGTTGAGTGCCTCAAAAACAACTTGTGATGTTTGATAGATTTTCCGTCATGACAGGTCCGGAAAGTGTGTCAGTTGTCGTGCCAAAGAGATGAGTTGAAATTATGCACTCGACAAAGTTCTCTTCCTAGATATTGTGGAACTGATGCACCTCACCTCCTCTGGCACAAAAATTTTTGGCCATTGGAACCGGTCTGAGCTAACCAGATGGAGCTAACCCAAACCttccggattttttttttttggttaatctGATGAAGAGGAAACTCTAGAGCCAGGGTTtccgccgctgccgccgcccACGCATGCCGCTCTGTTCGAGCCTTGCTGTTCCTCGCTGCTCCTCTCCTTCATcttctccatcttccccaacgcCACATGCCACCATCATCCTACCACCCGCCGCCCCTTTCTTTTTCGCCGCCTGTCGCCACCATCCTCTTCCTTCTGCAGCCACTGCCTTTCTTCTCCAAACTGCCGCCACTGCCCACTGTTCTCCGACATCGCTCTGCCTTGCCCTCCACCGTGGAGGAGGGAAGACCGTAGAAGTGGACAGAtcgagaaagaggagaagaccgTGGATAAGGTATGCTTAGATCTAGTGCGGAGAAAAATCTAGTCTTAGGTTTTCTTGTTATCTTTATTATCTGATCTCTTGATTTcttatttcttgatttttttgtttcttgataGCTGACATCCTCCTAGTATAACAAATTTTAGGCATTATTTACTATGTGTCCCTATAAAGATACTGCACAATAAGAAATCTGTTCACGATCATCAATGTCACCTGAGCCTAAATATTCTAATCCAATTTGCAtgaattgtgtttattattttttgggttctaataaAGGCAATGTTTCCCATAAATAAGATCTCATCCTCGATTTTGCCATTGTGTTCTTGCAGTGTCACTTGATTTTATTAACAACAAACAGAATCATATCATTGCTAAACACATTTTGTTTCTTGATTTCTTGTTCCttaatttcttttgtttcttaatATATCAAGAATATATATGGTATTATGTAGTCGGTGATCTTGCATCTCCGTACCATATTAAATAAGTTATAcatgtatatttaaaaatttttaattataaaattatgAATCAAATCACTCTATGAATCATCAAATCTTAGATCACATGATCCTTTTGGGTccacgccccccccccccccccccccccccgcccccaGTTCGCCTCTCCGTCCTACTGCGCGTCGAATTAACTCCGAACCCGCACTGTGTCGCGCCTCCCGCTCTCTCGAAAAAGAACTAAAACCCTTGTCCTCGCCCCTTCCCATCGTCCTACCTCGTGAATTGGAAGAAACAACACCCTCCTTTCCTTCTTTCGTTGCTCTCTTCTCGAACCCTAGCTCTAGCCGTCTTCATCGAAACCGGCGCGGCCCAAACCGGAGGTTCCACCGATCCTGGTAAGCGTTTCTTGTATTTAATGTTTAATTGCTGGTATCGATCCTATTCGGGTGAGTTTTTCTTGGTAATACGGTTTCCAAGGTTTAATTGGTCTACATAATGGCTGAATTATTTCATCTAAATCCAGCGTTCTGCTTTAGATTTCAtttcttttaatgtttttgCTCAAAGTCCCTTTTTTACGGGTTAGGGCAAACGTATTTAGATTTGGAAACTGCTTGTTAGAAATGGCGGCTTAATTGAAATGGAGTAGTCTGAGCAGAATTTACCTCGAATTCTTTAACTCCAGATCTTATCTTCTTatgtatttcctttttttttttttgattaatctGCGGACAGGCTGATACAAAGCGCGGGTCCAGCTGCCGGGAGAAAAAATAGCGCGAAGAGAGAAGAAATAGAGAACCGGAGATACCAAGAGTTCTCTGTAAGCGACGGGATGCCGCAGGCGAAGATTAGCACCTTCTTCAAGCCCTCCTCCTCCCACATACCTCCTGtcttgccgccgccgccgccgcctctcgAGATCCCAGTCACCTACACGCGCCGGCATCCTAATCCAGAAACCAagaggtctctctctctctctctctctctctctctctctctctctctctctctctctctctcggtacTAGGTCTTATGGCATCCTAATCCAGAAACCAagaggtctctctc from the Phoenix dactylifera cultivar Barhee BC4 chromosome 14, palm_55x_up_171113_PBpolish2nd_filt_p, whole genome shotgun sequence genome contains:
- the LOC120112989 gene encoding uncharacterized protein LOC120112989, whose product is MQDSLCCYVSTFQLLGNQKAPHHSISLKLQSQTLSSQSETNKYAPSSRCESAIPPIAMSSVHNPNPPNETPPIPRRPPAPASKWKPLLFWASAVLVLFLALSLNATKPIPHLILSRPRPLHNLKPSLVQRFAGLFLPTREKETLPISERTPCVLWMAPFLSGGGYSSEAWSYITALDTHIKDPKIRLRVEQHGDLESLDFWLGLPEESKALAFNLHNTKCPMSETIVICHSEPGAWYPPLFATPPCPPTGYDEPAFVVGRTMFETDRVNPGHVERCNRMDAVWVPTEFHVSAFVRSGVDPAKVVKVIQPVDVEFFDPSKHEALVLPTGAPVLGSHPASTSASSGGKEKEFVFLSVFKWERRKGWDALLKAYLEEFSKSDGVALCLLISAYHSGRDFGSRIVEFVEGSGLKEPDDGWAPVHVIDSHVPQSDLPRFYKAADAFVLPSRGEGWGRPIVEAMSMALPVIATNWSGPEEYLTEENGYPLPVDRMSRVTEGPFEGHLWAEPSVRELRVLMRRVASNPGEGRRKGRRAREDMMERYSPEIVARLVADQVMKIWRNPGMVLKQH